The Brassica napus cultivar Da-Ae unplaced genomic scaffold, Da-Ae ScsIHWf_813;HRSCAF=1163, whole genome shotgun sequence genome has a window encoding:
- the LOC106412720 gene encoding uncharacterized protein LOC106412720 isoform X4, giving the protein MNVDQCQWPEKMMCMGVDGGCGAEEKENDKGVDLLAQASKHLSERSPYDVPEDGLALGLSVSTLPVVLANLLNQKDDKKRHKKSHHGTETKKKKSSRVGEKLRAGSIWVEHDDYFRRLEAPDLETLSDLASLRSLSSRNCFLVPSASIQQRETDATARNEDAVCGEETKDILSEGVNEVVGHQPMSVDNVGDEISSGGLEWIVGCRNRILLTSERPSKKRRRLGSDAGLEKLVVAAPCRGNALLCDFCCTGEAKGYHRQLIVCTSCKATVHKKCYGVVEDTDKTWLCSWCELENGGGDSERPCSLCPKKGGVLKPVLSKTENGGPPEFAHLYCSLWMPEVYIEDLNKMEPILNLPGIKETRRKLLCNLCKVKSGACTRCCYATCRASFHPICAREAGNRLEIWGKHGCDTVELRAFCSKHSDIQDSGRPINGGNINAADPPVCHLPTESIRDRLSNDETGVEVGAQGTGSDISRNSELQELESPRSEFDRSATDIVESGMTERRTDNEKKTRSESLSFVLILKKLISLGKVDVKDVAAEIGVNPDALNAKLMDGDLLPDLLGKIVKWLSQHAHMGTRDKCGNIKSTNTTKSERRVANSTEGIVMLDSDIVDPGVFSLERASAEICTGIGFVVDEAKANNPVLKKEISGNFPSDHSPEEQKPVVLDQEFRLGKNTVHLSDNHGEKSNPSSSGLMVENAFSVGPNSSQNRGILNDPSPMILDLLDHEAYPGFNPHPYIHKELSEMGKGKTVKSSTDSYVDRMTSEPDGSEEGTKHLQDAGDHTTCCNSQSQRAGCGDTFCRLAKARKLGILDMSPKDEVEGELLYYQLQLLGTGVSRKQLSDDLAYAVTKKLPLEIDEQHGRIWDDVLVNKYFHDVREARKQGRKEKRHKEAQAVLAAATQAAATSSRNTSLRKDMAEEPAQQEMSTHRRGSAHLVPQTKETLLKVPVSGPPSEKRSDQRTREFSLENPRSCDICRRSETIWNLIVVCSSCKVAVHMDCYKCAKESTGPWYCELCAESTGSFNFWEKPYSTTECALCGGTTGAFRKATDGQWVHAFCAEWSLESTFRRGQINPVQGMESLAKNTNTCCVCQRIYGACIKCSYGNCQTTFHPTCARSARFHMTGGGKLPHKAYCEKHSLEQKAKAKSQKHEAAEQKSLKHYRVELERLRLLCERIVKREKLKRELAVSSHEILAARRDHAARNPSSPPEVSSDSATTSIKGYPDSNISGSEAIQRSDDITIDSTASVKQRRGKGLVLIDTDQKTDDSATSRGRFTRNPTESQLFSVKTVPRKHCIVSPSVSEEGDEESETKKVRRIFLS; this is encoded by the exons ATGAACGTTGACCAATGCCAGTGGCCGGAGAAGATGATGTGTATGGGAGTGGACGGAGGTTGTGGTGCTGAAGAGAAGGAGAATGATAAGGGAGTCGATTTGTTAGCTCAGGCTAGCAAACATCTCTCGGAGAGGTCTCCTTATGATGTTCCTGAAGATGGTTTAGCTCTGGGGTTAAGTGTGAGTACTCTGCCTGTTGTGTTAGCTAATTTGTTGAACCAAAAGGATGACAAGAAGCGGCATAAGAAGTCTCACCATGGGACTGAgactaagaagaagaagtcttCTAGGGTAGGGGAGAAGTTGAGAGCTGGGAGTATATGGGTTGAACATGATGACTACTTTAGGCGCTTAGAGGCTCCTGATTTAGAAACTTTGTCAGATTTAGCTTCTCTACGTTCTTTATCTTCTAGAAACTGCTTTTTAGTTCCATCCGCTAGTATTCAACAGAGGGAAACTGATGCGACTGCTAGAAACGAGGATGCTGTTTGTGGAGAAGAAACTAAAGACATTCTTAGTGAAGGGGTAAACGAAGTTGTTGGTCATCAGCCAATGAGTGTTGATAATGTGGGCGATGAGATCTCTTCTGGTGGTTTAGAATGGATTGTAGGTTGTAGAAATAGGATTTTGTTGACATCAGAAAGGCCTTCCAAAAAGCGGAGACGTCTTGGTAGTGATGCTGGTTTGGAGAAATTAGTGGTTGCCGCTCCTTGCAGAGGGAATGCATTGTTATGTGATTTTTGCTGCACTGGTGAGGCCAAGGGATATCATCGCCAGTTGATTGTTTGCACTTCCTGCAAAGCTACAGTTCATAAAAAATGCTATGGTGTGGTTGAGGATACGGATAAGACATGGTTGTGCTCCTGGTGTGAGCTGGAGAATGGTGGTGGTGATAGTGAAAGACCGTGCTCGCTTTGTCCGAAAAAGGGTGGCGTTCTGAAACCTGTTCTCTCGAAAACTGAGAATGGTGGGCCACCGGAGTTTGCTCATCTGTATTGTTCTCTGTGGATGCCTGAGGTGTACATAGAAGACTTGAATAAAATGGAGCCTATCTTGAATTTGCCTGGAATAAAAGAAACTCGCAGGAAATTGTTGTGTAACTTGTGCAAGGTGAAATCTGGTGCTTGCACTCGATGTTGTTATG CAACATGCCGAGCATCTTTCCATCCTATATGTGCAAGGGAGGCAGGGAATAGGCTAGAAATCTGGGGAAAACATGGGTGTGATACT gtTGAACTGCGAGCTTTCTGCTCGAAGCATTCAGATATTCAAGATAGTGGAAGGCCTATAAACGGCGGAAATATTAATGCAGCTGATCCTCCTGTATGTCATCTTCCAACAGAATCTATAAGAGATCGCCTAAGTAATGATGAGACGGGAGTTGAAGTAGGAGCACAAGGTACAGGTTCTGATATTTCGAGAAACAGTGAGTTGCAAGAACTGGAATCACCGCGTTCAGAATTTGACAGGTCTGCAACAGACATTGTTGAATCAGGGATGACTGAGAGGAGAACtgataatgaaaaaaaaactcgatCCGAGTCTCTTAGTTTTGTACTGATTCTGAAAAAG TTGATCAGCCTGGGGAAAGTAGATGTGAAGGATGTGGCTGCAGAGATTGGGGTCAATCCTGATGCTTTGAATGCCAAACTTATG GACGGAGACTTGTTACCTGATTTACTAGGCAAGATAGTTAAATGGCTTAGCCAGCATGCACACATGGGTACTAGGGACAAATGCGGAAATATTAAAAGTACGAACACTACTAAATCTGAGCGTCGGGTAGCTAACTCTACTGAAGGCATTGTGATGTTAGATTCTGACATAGTAGATCCTGGTGTCTTTTCTTTGGAGCGAGCCTCTGCTGAAATTTGTACTGGTATTGGTTTTGTGGTTGATGAAGCTAAAGCTAATAATCCAGTTTTGAAAAAAGAAATCAGTGGGAATTTTCCATCTGATCATTCTCCAGAAGAACAG AAACCAGTAGTGCTTGATCAGGAGTTTCGTCTTGGAAAAAATACAGTTCATCTTTCTG ATAATCACGGAGAAAAATCAAATCCCAGCTCGTCTGGACTAATGGTGGAGAATGCCTTTTCCGTGGGGCCAAATAGTTCTCAAAACCGGGGAATTTTGAACGATCCAAGTCCTATGATCTTGGATCTCCT TGATCATGAAGCATATCCTGGTTTCAATCCTCATCCTTATATTCACAAAGAATTGTCAGAGATGGGCAAGGGAAAGACCGTGAAAAGCAGCACGGATTCTTATGTGGATAGGATGACATCCGAACCGGATG GCTCTGAAGAAGGAACCAAACATCTGCAGGACGCTGGCGATCATACTACCTGTTGTAATTCCCAAAGTCAGAGAGCAGGGTGCGGAGACACATTTTGTCGGTTAGCTAAAGCTAGGAAATTGGGCATACTGGATATGTCTCCTAAAGATGAAGTGGAAGGAGAACTTCTATATTATCAACTTCAGTTACTTGGCACCGGAGTTTCAAGAAAACAACTATCGG ACGATCTAGCCTACGCAGTTACCAAAAAGCTACCCCTGGAGATTGATGAACAGCATGGACGAATATGGGATGATGTTCTGGTCAACAAATATTTCCATGATGTCAGGGAAGCAAGAAAGCAAGGTAGGAAAGAGAAAAGACACAAAGAAGCCCAGGCTGTTCTAGCAGCTGCTACTCAAGCAGCAGCAACATCTTCTCGGAATACATCGCTCAGGAAAGATATGGCAGAAGAACCAGCTCAACAAGAA ATGAGTACGCATAGACGTGGCAGCGCCCACCTAGTGCCACAGACAAAGGAAACACTTTTAAAGGTGCCTGTTTCCGGTCCACCATCTGAGAAGCGTTCTGATCAGCGTACACGAGAATTTTCATTAGAGAATCCACGAAGTTGTGACATCTGCAGACGCTCTGAAACTATATGGAACCTGATTGTGGTGTGCTCTAGTTGCAAG GTTGCTGTTCACATGGATTGCTACAAATGTGCTAAAGAATCTACTGGTCCTTGGTACTGTGAACTATGTGCGGAATCTACTGGTTCTTTCAATTTTTGGGAAAAACCGTATTCTACTACAGAGTGTGCTTTATGTGGAGGCACAACTGGGGCTTTTAGGAAAGCCACAGATGGCCAGTGGGTTCATGCATTTTGTGCTGAG TGGTCTCTTGAATCAACCTTCAGAAGGGGTCAAATAAATCCTGTGCAGGGAATG GAATCTCTGGCTAAGAACACCAACACTTGTTGTGTATGCCAACGGATATATGGTGCATGCATTAAG TGTAGTTATGGTAACTGCCAGACGACATTTCACCCCACCTGTGCCAGAAGTGCTCGCTTTCATATGACTGGTGGTGGAAAACTTCCGCATAAGGCTTACTGTGAGAAACACAGCTTGGAGCAGAAGGCAAAG GCTAAATCTCAGAAACATGAGGCAGCGGAACAGAAAAGTCTCAAACATTATAGG GTTGAACTTGAGAGGTTACGCCTTCTGTGTGAGCGTATAGTCAAGAGGGAGAAGCTAAAA CGAGAGCTGGCTGTTTCCTCGCATGAGATACTTGCTGCCAGAAGGGATCACGCTGCACGTAATCCATCTTCTCCTCCTGAAGTTTCATCGGACTCTGCTACAACGTCAATTAAAGGTTATCCAGATAGTAATATATCTGGCAGTGAAGCAATACAGAGGTCAGATGATATCACCATCGACAGCACTGCCTCTGTTAAGCAGCGGCGAGGCAAAGGTCTCGTTTTAATAGACACTGATCAGAAAACAGACGATAGTGCTACTTCCAGGGGTCGGTTTACTCGTAATCCAACCGAAAGCCAATTATTTTCTGTGAAAACCGTTCCACGCAAACATTGTATAGTCTCGCCAAGTGTTTCAGAGGAAGGAGATGAAGAATCAGAGACCAAGAAGGTGAGAAGAATCTTTTTGTCCTAA